The Polaribacter sp. KT25b genome contains the following window.
AAAACACCAAAACCTTCTGGACCAACTTTTAAAATATCTTGCGCAAATACTGATAAAATTGCTACTGTTCCGCCAAATAAAACAGCAATCATATCTAAAGTTAAAGCGCCTAAAATTGCTTTATTTTGAAATACAAATAACACTCCAACTTTTAAACTTTTCATAATCGGTTCTCCAATTTTTGTATTTAAAATTGGTTTCTTTTTAATTTGAAAAAGGAAAATAAGTGATAAAATTACTAAGCCAAAAACTAGGCATAAGGTTTTATCAACACCAATCCAACTGATAAAAAATCCGCCAAATAGAGCTCCAGAAACTGTAGCTGTTTTCCAGGTACTTGTACTCCAAGTTGCCGCATTATGATATATTTTTTTAGGAACTAAAAGTGCTACTAAAGAAAAAATTGTAGGTCCAAAAAACGAGCGTAAAAATCCGCCAAAGAAAACCAACCCATAAATTGTATAAAGTGTTGCATTTGTAGACCAGTGACCTGTAATAGCATCCGAAGTTAAAAAGAACAAACCTAAACTAATTAAAGAAAAAGCAGCTGTACAAATTGCTAATAAGTTTCTTTTTTCTTTCTGATCTACAATATGACCAGCAAATAATGCCATAGAAAAAGCGGGAATAATTTCCATTAAACCAATAATTCCTAATGATAAAGGGTCTTTTGTGATGCTATAAACTTCCCATTCAATTACAATAAATTGCATAGACCAGCCAAAAACGAGTAAAAATCTAACAAATAAAAAGATATTAAATTCTTTTATTCTTAGAGCAGCATAAGGATCTTGTTTTGCCATGATATTAGCTTAATTTCATATCCATTAAAATGGCAAATGTTTGGTTGATGTCTTCTTCTTTTACAACAATTGTCATTTCGTTTGTTGTAGAAATAATTTCTTGTAAAGGAATATCTGCCCAAGCTAATTGCTTTAAAATAAAATAGTAAATACCAGATTGTTCTTGATTTTCTTTTGGTAATTTTATGGTAATAGACGCTAATTCTAAAACACTATTTATTAACGTTTCTGGTTCAAAAATTTCTTCTACAAAAGGTCTTAAGTTTTTACTAGTAACAATATTCGTCTCAAAAATTCCTTGAGAAACTGTTAAAAAATAATCAGAATTTTCTGAAGATTTGGTTAATATTTTAGCAATTTCTCGCAATAAAGATGGTGTATTTTTAAAAGTAAAATCGCACAAATCAGAACGAACAATTACATCACCTAAATCTAAAGCTAGCTTTTTTATATTTTTCCTAATACGTAATTCGCTTGCTGGTGAAAGTCTGTTAATTGCCATCATTACAGCGCCAACCTTCACGTTTTTCTTTAAAACAGTAGAAACTTCTGGTAAAATAATTCGAGCTAAAGAAGAAACATTTATCAACTTTTCGTTTAAAGCTTCTTCTATAAAAGGTGTTTTTCTAATGGTACTTTCTACAACTTCTTGTATGGTTTTCATGATAAAAGTTTAAAACTATAAATAATTGTTCAAAATTAAACAATTAATCTAATTTATTCGTCAACTTTTTAAATTCTTTTTTAGGGTTTTTATTACCGTACAAAATATTGTAAACTGCATCTATAATTGGCGTTTTAGCACCATTTTCTTCCTTTATTTTAAAAGCACTATTGGTTGCATAATAGCCTTCTGCAATCATACTCATTTCCATTTGCGCAGATTTAACTGTATAACCTTTACCAATCATATTTCCAAATTGTCTGTTTCTACTAAAAACTGAATAACCTGTTACTAATAAATCTCCTAAATAAGCAGAATCATTTATGTTACGCTTCATTTTATGCACTTTTTTAATAAAACGTTTCATTTCTCGAATTGCATTGCTCATTAATACAGATTGAAAATTATCTCCATAACCTAAACCATGTGCCATTCCTGCAGCAATTGCATAAATATTTTTTAACATTGCAGCATATTCCGTACCAATTATATCATCAGAAATTTTGGTTTTTATATAATCACTTTCTAATGCAAGAGACATTTTTTTAGCTTTTTCTTCATCTTGACAAGCAATTGTTAAATAAGACAAACGTTCCATTGCAACCTCTTCTGCATGACAAGGACCTGTAATTACACCAATATTTTCTAGAGGAATATTATATTGTATATTAAAATGTTCACCAACAATTAAACCTGTTTCTGGTACAATACCTTTAATCGCAGAAAAAATAGTTTTTCCTTTTAAAGATTTTTTTAATTTACCGAGTTCACTTGTTAAAAAAGCAGACGGAATTGCAAATATTAATACATCATAATTTGCAACCATATAATTAATGTTGCTAGACAAATCTAAGTGAGTTGCGTCTAACTCTGCAGAACTTAAATATTTTGGATTGTGGTCATTTTCTTTTATATATTTTATGGTTTGCACACTTCTCATATACCAACCAACAGTTTCTAAATTTTCTGTCAACATTTTAACAATGGCAGTTGCCCAACTTCCACCTCCAAAAACCGCAATTTTCTGATGTTCGCTCATAAATATCGAATTAGATATCAAATGTAAGAAAACTATTAACTTATAAGGAATCCTTGACTGTTTTATTATCTTTGTCTACCATAACTTTATATTTTTGAGTACCTTAAAACGTTTTTTTAAAGACACAATTATTTACGGAATTGCCGCTGTTTTGCCACGTGCAATCAATATTTTTCTAGTAAAACTACACACTTCAACTTTAGATGCAGAAAAATATGCCGTAAATACAGATTATTATGTGTACGCAGCTTATTTAAATGCATTGTTAACTTTTGGAATGGAAACTACTTTTTTTCGTTTTTTTTCAAGAGAAAAAGACAAAGGAAAAGTACTTTCTACATCATTTATTAGTTTGCTAATTTCAACCTTAATTTTCCTGTTTTTTGCATTATTTTTTAATGATGTAATTGCTGCTTTCTTCGGATTTAAAAACCCTTTATTCTTTAAATTATTAGTGTATACAATTGCACTAGATACATTGGTAGTTGTGCCTTTTGCTTATTTACGAGTAACCAATAAACCATTAAAATTTACAGCAATTAAACTTATAAATATTATTGTTTTTAGCATTTTAAATGTTTTCTTTCTGTGGTTTGTTCCGTATGCTATTCAAAATGAAATTTATCTACCAGAATCTCTTGTAAATTATTATAATGAATATCCTAAAGTAATTCACATTTTTGTTGCTGGTGCAGTTGCAAGTTTATCAACTTTTTTACTGATGATTTCTGCTGTTTTAAAATTCAAATTTAACTTTGATTTTAAACTGTTTAAAAGGATGTTAGTGTATAGTTTTCCTATTATGATTGGTAGTTTGGCTTTTGTAACCAACGAAAACTTAGACAAACTTTTATTAGGCGATATGTTAGGCGAAAAACAAATGGGAATTTACGCAGCTTGTTACAAATTAGGCGTTTTTATGACCTTATATATTGTAGCTTTTAGAATGGGAGCAGAGCCTTTTTTCTTTAATAATGCTGATAAAGAAAATGCCAAAGAAACCTATTCAAAAATTCTGACTTGGTTCACCATTTTTGGTGCATTTTTTATGCTAATTGTTGTTGTTTTTATTGATTTATTTGCAACCATTTTATTAGGAAAACCAGAATATTTCGAAGCACTTTCTATTGTACCAATTATACTTTTAGCCAACTTATTTTTAGGTATTTATAATAATTTATCAATTTGGTACAAACTAACAGACAAGACTAAATACGGAATGTATTTTTCCATTATTGGCGCTTTTATTACGATTGTTTTTAATATTATAATGATTCCTAAAATTGGTTTTATGGCTTCTGCTTGGGCAACTTTATTTGCTTTTGGCACAATGATGATTGTTTCTTATTTTGTAGGTCAAAAACATTATCCTGTAAATTATAAGCTCAAAAAAGTTACTTATTATTTAATTTCATCAACCATTTTAGGATTGGTTTCTTTTCACGTATTTAGAGGACAATATTGGTTTTCTGTGTGCACTATTTTTCTTTTCTTTGGATTGATTTATTTTAATGAGAAAATGGAAATTAAACAACTTCTAAAACGATAACGATGAAACTAAAAATACTACTGTTTTTGTCTCTTTTATTCCTGATGTTTTCTACTAAAATATACGCTCAAAAAAAGGAAAGTTCATCAGTAAATACGGATGAAAGAAAATCAACAAAAGCAACTAATGTTTCAATCCTAAAAAAAGAATTTATTATTGATGGATTAAACGATATTTCTCATAAAGTTTGGCTGTATTTACCTCCAAATTATGATAAATCAAAAGAAAAATATCCTGTAATTTATATGCACGATGCTCAAAATTTATTTGATGACGTAACTTCTTTTGTTGGTGAATGGGGAATTGATGAAACTTTAAATGAGCTCTACAAAAATACTGGAAAAAACTTTATTATTGTTGGCGTAGAAAATGGTGGAGAAAAAAGAATTGAAGAATATACACCTTGGAAACACGAAAAACATGGCGGCGGAAAAGGAGATATTTACATCAATTTTTTAACAAATGAGCTAAAACCTTTTATCGATAAAAATTACAGAACAAAATCAGAAGCAAATCAAACTGCAATTATTGGTAGTTCTTTAGGTGGATTAATTTCTTTTTATGGAGGATTGAAACATCCTGAAGTTTTTGGTAAAATTGGCGCGCTTTCTACGTCTTTTTGGTTTTCTGATAAAGTACAAATTTTTGCTAAAGAGAATGGAAATCAGAAAAATACAAAGCTCTTTTTATTAGTTGGCGAAAAAGAAGGAGATTCTATGGTTCCTGATACAAAAAACATGGAAAAACTGTTGCTAGAAACTGGTTTTCCGAAAGAAAATATTAAAACAAAAATTGTTACAGAAGGAAAACATTCTGAATCTTTTTGGAAAGCAGAATTTTTAGAAGTAATAACATTTTTATATAATTTATAAACTTATGAACGTACAAATCATTAACAAATCTAAACACGCAACACCAGCTTATGAAACAGAGGGTGCAGCAGGAATGGATTTAAGAGCAAATATTGATGCATCTATAACACTTAAACCTTTAGAAAGAACCATCGTAAAAACGGGTTTATTTATAGCTTTACCTGTTGGTTTTGAGGCTCAAGTTAGACCTAGAAGTGGTTTGGCTGCTAAAAAAGGAATTACTGTTTTAAATTCTCCTGGAACTGTAGATGCAGATTATAGAGGAGAAATTGGCGTAATTTTAGTAAATTTATCAAATGACGATTTTGTTATAAATGATGGTGAAAGAGTTGCTCAATTAGTGATTGCAAAACACGAACGTGCAACTTGGCAAGAAGTTACCGTTTTAAGCGAAACAGAACGTGGTGCTGGTGGTTTTGGAAGTACAGGCGTATAAATATTATGGATGAAATAGATTTACAACCTTTAAGAATTACTGGGAGTTGGAATGTTGAGTGGAACTTATTTTATGAAGCCGATCCTACAGAAGAAACAATGCATTATTTAGATGCTAGCTCTCTTTTGCACTTAAATAATTATAGTTTAATGAGAGCTATAAATTTAGATTTTAGACCAGAAAATGATGTAAATGGTCATTTTTATTTGCGTGTAATCAATTTAACAAAAATAGAAAACCCAAGAACTAAAAAAATTGATTATGACGGAGATTGGGAAAATTTATACTTCGAATTAACATCAAAAAGTAGAATTGAAATTGTAAAAGAAATAGAAAGGTTGGTAAGAGAAATACCTCCTTTTAAAGGATAAAAAAAGAACTAAATAAACAAAAATTATGATTTTAGGAGTATGTGAATGGTTAAGTACAAAAACACAATTTTCAGCAAAAAATATTAGAATATTATTTGTTTTATTAGTGTTGTTAGCTGGTTTTGGTGTTGGTGCCTATTTAATTCTTTGGTTGGTAAAAATATTTTCTAATGAGTAAATTAGTCTTTCTTTTAAAAAAATTGGCTCAATTTATAATACAATAAATCAAAATATTACCATAGTTTATAGCAAAAAAACTGCTGGAGATTGATTACTTCTACAGCAGTTTTAATAATAATAGTTAGAACTTTTAATACTTATTCTTGGTTTTCAATAGCTAATTTTATTTTCTTTTCTAACTCGTCTGCTAATTCAGGGTTGTCTTTAATCAATCCTTTTACAGCATCTCTACCTTGACCTAATTTAGTTTCACCATAACTAAACCAAGATCCAGCTTTCTTTACAATACCTAATTCTACACCAATATCTAAAATTTCTCCAACTTTAGATATTCCTTCTCCATACATAATATCAAATTCTGCAATTTGAAAAGGAGGTGCTACTTTATTTTTTACAACTTTAACTTTGGTGCTGTTTCCAATAACTCTATCACCATCTTTTAATTGAGTTCTTCTTCTAATATCTAAACGTACAGAAGCATAAAATTTTAATGCGTTTCCACCAGTTGTAGTTTCTGGATTACCAAACATAACCCCAATTTTTTCTCTTAACTGATTGATAAATATAACAGTACATTTTGTTTTAGAAATAGTACCCGTTAATTTACGTAATGCTTGAGACATTAAACGAGCATGTAAACCCATTTTAGAATCTCCCATTTCTCCTTCAATTTCAGATTTTGGTGTTAAAGCTGCAACAGAATCAATTACAACAATATCAATTGCACCAGAACGAATTAAATTCTCTGCAATTTCTAATGCTTGCTCACCATGATCTGGTTGCGAAATAATTAAATTTTCTATATCAACACCTAAATTTTCTGCATAAAAACGATCAAAAGCGTGTTCTGCATCAATAAAAGCAGCAATTCCGCCAGCTTTTTGAGCTTCTGCAATTGCGTGTAAAGTTAACGTAGTTTTACCAGAAGATTCTGGACCATAAATTTCAATAACTCTACCTCTTGGATAACCGCCAACGCCTAACGCTAAATCTAATCCTAAAGAACCAGAAGATATACACTCTATATCATCTACAGCAACATCACCCAATTTCATTACAGAACCTTTACCATAAGTTTTATCTAACTTAGCCAGTGTAAGTTGTAATGCTTTTAATTTTGCTTCTTTTTCTTTATCTACTGCCATGAATCTTCCTAATTTTATTTTTAAATATGGGCGACAAGTTACGAAAATCTAAATCTATTTTCCTAAAATTTAAACTAGATTTTTATCTTATTTTTACCCAAAATTTAAGTTTATGAATTCAAAGATATTTTTAAAAAATACTAATAGTATCGTTATTATTGAAAAAGGTGAGCTAATTAGTTTTCAAAAAGACAACCAAGAATATATTCATCAGAAAGGAAATCCTGGTTGGCGAAACTCTGATGATGAAATGTTTCCTGTAATTGGGCCAACTGCTAAAAATAATTTTAGAGTTCATACAAAAAATGGAGATGCAATTCAAGATCAGCATGGTTTGTTGCGTGAGTTAGATTATTCTTTGGTTTCTTCGGATGAAAACAGTGCAAAATTCATCAAAAAATATAAAAAAGATACACTTATTAACAATAGTAAATTTCCAGCTAAATCTAAAGAAGAAAATTTATCTTGGCCTTTTAATTTTACTTTTGAAAAGAATTTTACACTAGAAAATGATGTTTTAACAATCAATTTTATTATCAATTCTGATAAAGGAATGCCATTTATGTTGGGTTATCATCCGGCTTTTTTATTGTCTGATACTGGAACAGAAACTTTAGAAGCAGGTGAAGAAAAAATTACATTAGACGATATTTATAAAGTAGGTTCTAATGCTTTTCCTGTTTTAGGAACTGATAAAATTATCCTAAAAAATACTGATAAAA
Protein-coding sequences here:
- a CDS encoding MFS transporter, with the translated sequence MAKQDPYAALRIKEFNIFLFVRFLLVFGWSMQFIVIEWEVYSITKDPLSLGIIGLMEIIPAFSMALFAGHIVDQKEKRNLLAICTAAFSLISLGLFFLTSDAITGHWSTNATLYTIYGLVFFGGFLRSFFGPTIFSLVALLVPKKIYHNAATWSTSTWKTATVSGALFGGFFISWIGVDKTLCLVFGLVILSLIFLFQIKKKPILNTKIGEPIMKSLKVGVLFVFQNKAILGALTLDMIAVLFGGTVAILSVFAQDILKVGPEGFGVLNASISMGSIVTMLLTTYIPINRNTGKKMLISVFIFGLSMIAFGLSSIFWVSVLALFVSGAADGISMVIRQTILQLKTPDEMRGRVSSVNSMFVGSSNELGAFESGLAAKLIGPVAAVVFGGTMTLITVVATGALNPTIRNLDLTADIEENEKE
- a CDS encoding NAD(P)H-dependent glycerol-3-phosphate dehydrogenase, whose amino-acid sequence is MSEHQKIAVFGGGSWATAIVKMLTENLETVGWYMRSVQTIKYIKENDHNPKYLSSAELDATHLDLSSNINYMVANYDVLIFAIPSAFLTSELGKLKKSLKGKTIFSAIKGIVPETGLIVGEHFNIQYNIPLENIGVITGPCHAEEVAMERLSYLTIACQDEEKAKKMSLALESDYIKTKISDDIIGTEYAAMLKNIYAIAAGMAHGLGYGDNFQSVLMSNAIREMKRFIKKVHKMKRNINDSAYLGDLLVTGYSVFSRNRQFGNMIGKGYTVKSAQMEMSMIAEGYYATNSAFKIKEENGAKTPIIDAVYNILYGNKNPKKEFKKLTNKLD
- a CDS encoding lipopolysaccharide biosynthesis protein, which produces MSTLKRFFKDTIIYGIAAVLPRAINIFLVKLHTSTLDAEKYAVNTDYYVYAAYLNALLTFGMETTFFRFFSREKDKGKVLSTSFISLLISTLIFLFFALFFNDVIAAFFGFKNPLFFKLLVYTIALDTLVVVPFAYLRVTNKPLKFTAIKLINIIVFSILNVFFLWFVPYAIQNEIYLPESLVNYYNEYPKVIHIFVAGAVASLSTFLLMISAVLKFKFNFDFKLFKRMLVYSFPIMIGSLAFVTNENLDKLLLGDMLGEKQMGIYAACYKLGVFMTLYIVAFRMGAEPFFFNNADKENAKETYSKILTWFTIFGAFFMLIVVVFIDLFATILLGKPEYFEALSIVPIILLANLFLGIYNNLSIWYKLTDKTKYGMYFSIIGAFITIVFNIIMIPKIGFMASAWATLFAFGTMMIVSYFVGQKHYPVNYKLKKVTYYLISSTILGLVSFHVFRGQYWFSVCTIFLFFGLIYFNEKMEIKQLLKR
- a CDS encoding alpha/beta hydrolase, producing the protein MKLKILLFLSLLFLMFSTKIYAQKKESSSVNTDERKSTKATNVSILKKEFIIDGLNDISHKVWLYLPPNYDKSKEKYPVIYMHDAQNLFDDVTSFVGEWGIDETLNELYKNTGKNFIIVGVENGGEKRIEEYTPWKHEKHGGGKGDIYINFLTNELKPFIDKNYRTKSEANQTAIIGSSLGGLISFYGGLKHPEVFGKIGALSTSFWFSDKVQIFAKENGNQKNTKLFLLVGEKEGDSMVPDTKNMEKLLLETGFPKENIKTKIVTEGKHSESFWKAEFLEVITFLYNL
- the dut gene encoding dUTP diphosphatase, whose translation is MNVQIINKSKHATPAYETEGAAGMDLRANIDASITLKPLERTIVKTGLFIALPVGFEAQVRPRSGLAAKKGITVLNSPGTVDADYRGEIGVILVNLSNDDFVINDGERVAQLVIAKHERATWQEVTVLSETERGAGGFGSTGV
- a CDS encoding PspC domain-containing protein, translating into MILGVCEWLSTKTQFSAKNIRILFVLLVLLAGFGVGAYLILWLVKIFSNE
- the recA gene encoding recombinase RecA, whose protein sequence is MAVDKEKEAKLKALQLTLAKLDKTYGKGSVMKLGDVAVDDIECISSGSLGLDLALGVGGYPRGRVIEIYGPESSGKTTLTLHAIAEAQKAGGIAAFIDAEHAFDRFYAENLGVDIENLIISQPDHGEQALEIAENLIRSGAIDIVVIDSVAALTPKSEIEGEMGDSKMGLHARLMSQALRKLTGTISKTKCTVIFINQLREKIGVMFGNPETTTGGNALKFYASVRLDIRRRTQLKDGDRVIGNSTKVKVVKNKVAPPFQIAEFDIMYGEGISKVGEILDIGVELGIVKKAGSWFSYGETKLGQGRDAVKGLIKDNPELADELEKKIKLAIENQE
- a CDS encoding aldose 1-epimerase, whose amino-acid sequence is MNSKIFLKNTNSIVIIEKGELISFQKDNQEYIHQKGNPGWRNSDDEMFPVIGPTAKNNFRVHTKNGDAIQDQHGLLRELDYSLVSSDENSAKFIKKYKKDTLINNSKFPAKSKEENLSWPFNFTFEKNFTLENDVLTINFIINSDKGMPFMLGYHPAFLLSDTGTETLEAGEEKITLDDIYKVGSNAFPVLGTDKIILKNTDKNDLEITTIGFNNFMLWTEVDNMLCIEPITQYTSYTDQKFSEENMSLSEGKNYFSVTIKVL